One part of the Solanum dulcamara chromosome 8, daSolDulc1.2, whole genome shotgun sequence genome encodes these proteins:
- the LOC129899476 gene encoding RING-H2 finger protein ATL52-like: MYSKSLLDNEKLVPVSDPRNSVPYMSTRDCSQGFCSYYCPQWCYIIFPPPPQFDFPDDEDDSSPNFSPLVIAIIGILASAFLLVSYYTIISKYCGNSRRRESHQEESELEEEDHDPSNHEAWNVSAGGLDEALINSITVFKYKKCDGLLTEKTDCSVCLSEFQEDESLRLLPKCSHAFHVMCIDTWLKSHSNCPLCRAHITFSNASPPPLPPPVMEAPREIEIAPPIQPEHDIELGIREEETRDEEEKEEEDVTNQNHMNQEVRRRSLSMDYASQRRLSIADVLRIDHDEFHDCVTGEEDCELERDVGTSKQKNNGEEMSKGGIRNNSLVQYCVASPMVMKRSLSSGRFLFTKCGRGQNMAIPLSNV, translated from the coding sequence ATGTATAGTAAGAGTCTTTTGGACAACGAAAAATTGGTTCCAGTAAGTGATCCAAGAAATTCGGTACCATATATGAGCACTAGGGATTGTTCTCAAGGATTTTGCAGTTATTACTGCCCACAATGGTGTTACATAATTTTCCCTCCACCACCTCAATTTGACTTCCCTGATGATGAAGATGATTCTAGTCCTAATTTCTCTCCTCTAGTTATCGCGATCATCGGAATTCTTGCTAGTGCTTTCCTATTAGTTAGCTACTATACCATAATATCAAAGTATTGTGGGAATTCAAGAAGAAGGGAAAGTCATCAAGAAGAATCAGAATTAGAAGAGGAGGATCATGACCCGTCTAATCATGAGGCATGGAATGTTAGTGCTGGTGGTTTAGATGAAGCACTGATCAATTCTATTACAGTCTTCAAGTACAAGAAATGTGATGGATTATTGACTGAAAAAACAGATTGTTCTGTTTGTTTAAGTGAATTTCAAGAAGATGAAAGTCTTAGGCTTTTGCCTAAATGTAGCCATGCTTTTCATGTAATGTGCATTGATACATGGCTTAAATCTCACTCCAATTGCCCGTTATGTCGGGCTCATATAACTTTTTCAAATGCTTCGCCTCCTCCATTACCTCCTCCGGTAATGGAAGCTCCGCGAGAAATTGAAATAGCTCCACCAATCCAACCTGAACATGACATAGAATTGGGCATTAGAGAGGAGGAAACACGAGacgaagaagaaaaagaagaagaagatgtaaCAAACCAAAACCATATGAATCAAGAAGTTAGGAGGAGATCATTATCAATGGATTATGCATCTCAACGTCGTTTATCAATAGCTGATGTATTAAGAATTGATCACGACGAATTTCATGATTGTGTAACGGGAGAAGAAGATTGCGAGTTGGAAAGAGATGTTGGaacatcaaaacaaaaaaacaatgGGGAAGAAATGAGTAAGGGTGGAATTAGAAACAATTCACTAGTACAATATTGTGTAGCAAGTCCAATGGTGATGAAGAGATCATTATCCAGTGGGAGATTCTTGTTTACCAAATGTGGGAGAGGACAAAACATGGCTATTCCATTGTCAAATGTTTGA
- the LOC129900810 gene encoding cinnamoyl-CoA reductase-like SNL6 produces the protein MAPASYNCIFNTICVMDASTSLGTKLVKRLLRRGYTVHAAVQNHGESSLLSLKGIECEEKKLKIFELDLFDYHSILDALKGCSGLFYSFEPPTDYPTYDEEMGEVEVRAAHNVLEACAQTETIEKVVLTSSVTAMIWGQEHDKDSAASIDERHWTDINFCRKFKLWHAMSKTLVEKTAWALAMDRGINMVTINSGLLIGPELTITNPYLKGAAEMYEDGVFVTVDLDFLVDAHICVYEEIASYGRYLCFNHIINQKQDALNLAQMLSPLPSPPQSLKEDTRIIQQRISNKKLNKLMVDFRGCQAQMDQTANQDICLS, from the exons ATGGCTCCTGCTTCTTACAATTGTATTTTCAATACCATATGTGTAATGGACGCTTCCACTAGCTTAGGCACAAAGCTAGTAAAACGTCTTCTCAGGAGAGGTTACACTGTTCATGCAGCTGTTCAGAATCATG GTGAGTCATCGTTGTTGTCGTTGAAGGGGATTGAATGTGAAGAGAAGAAATTGAAGATATTTGAGTTGGACCTTTTTGATTATCATAGTATTCTTGATGCTTTGAAGGGTTGTTCTGGTTTGTTCTACTCATTTGAACCTCCAACAGATTATCCTACTTACGAT GAAGAAATGGGAGAAGTGGAGGTGAGGGCAGCACATAATGTATTGGAAGCATGCGCACAAACAGAGACAATAGAAAAAGTTGTTTTAACATCCTCAGTAACAGCTATGATTTGGGGACAGGAACACGATAAAGATTCTGCTGCATCCATTGATGAAAGACATTGGACTGACATCAACTTTTGTCGTAAATTCAAG TTGTGGCATGCTATGTCAAAAACACTAGTAGAGAAGACAGCTTGGGCATTGGCAATGGACAGAGGAATAAACATGGTGACTATAAACTCAGGACTGTTAATTGGTCCTGAATTAACCATCACTAATCCTTATCTTAAAGGGGCAGCTGAGATGTATGAAGATGGTGTCTTTGTGACTGTTGATCTTGATTTCTTGGTGGATGCCCACATTTGTGTCTATGAAGAAATAGCATCCTACGGTCGATATTTGTGCTTCAATCACATCATTAACCAAAAACAAGATGCTCTTAACCTTGCCCAAATGTTGTCTCCTTTGCCTTCTCCACCTCAAAG TTTGAAGGAAGACACAAGGATAATCCAGCAAAGGATCAGCAACAAGAAATTGAACAAGCTTATGGTTGACTTTAGAGGATGCCAAGCCCAAATGGACCAAACTGCAAATCAAGACATTTGCTTATCATGA